In a single window of the Candidatus Rokuibacteriota bacterium genome:
- a CDS encoding cobalamin B12-binding domain-containing protein — MSDRLINAVADLDEPTALATARERLAAGTDALAVIEACRAGMALVGERFGRGEYFVSDLIMAAAIFARVTRLAEPLLSDGQWPTRGTVVMGTVKGDLHDIGKNLVVLLLRAAGYEVRDLGVNVPPQRFVDALAETGATVLGLSALLTTSFGAMKETVDAVEATGLRPRVRIMLGGGPVDARVQALAGADAWGATAQAAVNLCDGWMDHAGAR, encoded by the coding sequence ATGTCTGACAGGCTCATCAACGCCGTCGCCGACCTGGACGAGCCCACGGCGCTGGCCACCGCCCGCGAGCGACTGGCTGCGGGGACGGACGCCCTCGCCGTCATCGAAGCGTGCCGCGCGGGCATGGCGCTCGTTGGCGAGCGGTTCGGGCGCGGCGAGTACTTCGTCTCGGACCTCATCATGGCGGCGGCCATCTTCGCCCGGGTCACGCGGCTGGCCGAGCCTCTGCTCTCGGATGGGCAGTGGCCCACGCGGGGCACTGTCGTCATGGGGACCGTCAAGGGAGACCTCCACGATATCGGCAAGAACCTCGTGGTGCTGCTGCTCCGGGCGGCCGGCTACGAGGTGCGCGACCTCGGCGTGAATGTCCCGCCGCAGCGGTTCGTGGATGCGCTGGCGGAGACCGGGGCCACGGTCCTGGGGCTGTCGGCCCTCCTGACCACCTCCTTCGGCGCCATGAAGGAGACGGTGGACGCCGTGGAGGCCACGGGGCTGCGCCCCCGCGTCCGCATCATGCTCGGCGGGGGGCCCGTGGACGCGCGGGTCCAGGCTCTCGCAGGGGCAGATGCCTGGGGAGCCACGGCGCAGGCGGCGGTGAACCTCTGCGATGGCTGGATGGACCATGCCGGCGCCCGCTGA